gccctgcagccccccgcCAGCCCCAGGGGGTCCCCGCTGGTGAGACCACCCAGCTGCGCTACGCCGTGGTGAAGAAGCTGCGCACCTACTCGGGCGCCCAGGTGAGGGGACACGGGCACAGGGGGCGCGGGGCCGTGCCCGTGCCACGGCAGCACTGCCGGGAGGTGCCCGTGGGCACAGGGGAGTGCCTGGTGCCAGCCCGTGCCCGTCCCACAGAGCTACTGCAAGGACGTGTACCGGGGCCAGCTGGCCTCGGTGCACAGTGCTGCCCGcaaccaggagctgcagaaactgGCAGGAACCTACAAAATCATCATCTCACCCTGGATCGGAGCTGTCACCAGCCGCAGGGTGAGGGGACTctggggacaaggggctgcCAACAGGGTGCTGgcaaggagagcagctgggggctgctttgggggtgaAGGGCTGGGGGTGCTTTTTGGGGCACGAGCGTGGGGCTGGAGGCTGGGTTTCGAGGCATGAGGGGCTGGCTGTTGGTCGCTGGGGCTGGTTTTTGGGGTcgaggggctgggtgggggtGGTGGGGGCTCTCCCTGGGGACTGAGGTGTTGGCACAGCAGGCGGGGCAGTGGGAATCCTACTGGGAGGACTCCAGCCCCTGGAACTACGCGAACTGGGCGCCCACCCACCCCTTCCACATTGTCACCACCTGCACCACACTCAGCATCCGAGGTAAGGTCACCCAGCCACCGTGTCCAGGCTtggggggtgctggggaggggagcacaggctgctggggcATGGGAGGAACATTGGGAGGGCactgtggggagggggctgcagggcactgggtGAGCTGAGGGGAGAACCGAGGCCACTGGGAGGGGTTACAGGGCACTGGGGGAGCCAAGGGGGGATACAGGGGGCATTGGAAGTGGTTTCAGGGTACTGAGGGGCCCTGGGAACAACCCATGGCCCTGACACTGTCCTTGTCCCCAGATGGGCTCTGGCGAAGCCacttctgcttccagctgcGCCCCTTCATCTGCCAGTACTGAGCCCCTGGCGCTGCCGTGGCGCCCCAGTTCCTTTCCCAGTAAAGCAGAGGTGCCCTGAGCCGTGTCTGCGTGCACCGGGGGCCTGGGGACGGGGCTGGGGGCTCGTGGGGGCAGCACAGCGAGCGGAGGGAGCAGCGGTTTTTATTATCCCCGCCCCActggcacagcacccccaggccGGTACAAAAATGGTGTTCTGGGTGTGGGGCTCAGTGTGGGGTCTCAGCGTGGATCTCAGTGCTGGGGGGGGCTGCCAGCGGGGTGCCAGCCGTGCCCAGCTCCTTGGCTCGCCGCTGGCACTCACGGGCCACCACCACGGGGCTGACAAAGGCCACCAGCACCAGGGCGATGAGCCCCAAGTTCATCTGCGGAGGGGAAGAGTGTCAGGGCAGGGGTCTGGGGGGCCATCCCCCCATCCCCGGTGTTAGGCCAGGACTCTTGGGGCATCACCTCAatttccccaggagcaggacccCCATTTCTCATGGCATAAGACCCCACCCCTCCTGTGGGAAAGACTCCatccctcccagggcagcttcCCCATTTCGCCATGGGGCGGTACCCCCATTTTTCCACGGCCAGGACCAGGATCCCCATTGTCCCAGGGGATGGGACTCCCATTTCCCCATGTGGCAagcccccttccctcccagggcaggacccCATTTCCTCGTggagcagccccccagccctcacTCGGGGGGCCCACAGGGCACACTCACATAGAAGGGGTCCCCCTGGAGCGGCCCCTGCACCAGGGCGACACAGGGGTACTGCAGCAGGGCCACCAGTGCCGACAGTGCCATGGCCAGCCCGTAGAGCTTCCCGAAGTGCTGTGGGGGAAACCTGCCAGGCACCCACGTCACCAAGGTGCAGCACCTGGCCCCGTTCTGAGCCCTGACAGCCCCACCCCAGTACCCTGTCCCCTGACTCCTCCACCGTGTCGCCTGCCACCCTCCAGCACCACTGCCATCCCCTGCTACCCCACGCTGACCACGGCACCCTGTCTGTCCCCTGCCACACCCACAACCACGTCCCCACTCACGCGATGGCCAGGAAGGCGGCGTTGCCGCCGTAGAGGAAGGAGCGGCTGATGACCTGCAGCGCGAAGGTGCCGAACTGGGCGGGCAGGACAGGCACGGCGGCAAACACGCAGAACAGCAGGCACAGTGCCACCGTCACCACCAGCGACAGCACCGCCGACCGCAGGTCTGCCAGCGCAGCCAGGACCCCTGTGGGCATGGCGGTCACGGCAGGGGGACGCGGCCCTCCCGCgtctcttctccaggtgccGTGGGCTCGGGCACAGTGGAGGCGGCAGCAATGAGGACACGGGACAGGGAGGGGCGGTTCCCCCCATATTGTGGGGCCAAGGAGCGGTTCTGCTCGGGGTGAAGGAGCGTGGGGGTCAATTACCCGCGGGGCATGGGCTGGGGGCTCAGTTACCCTCGGGGCGGGGGCCCTTTCCCCGCTTGTGCCGGTCGAGGATGAGGCCGTTCCAGGGGGCGCAGAGCACCCCGCAGAGCTGGGTGAAGGCGAAGGCGTTGGTGTACGTGCTCACTGTGGGGGGACGGCGTCAggcgggcagggccggccgCGGGGgtccccgccgtgtcccccACGCCGCCGTGCCTTACCCAGGGCGTGGTCACCGTGTGCCAGGTGCTCGAGCTGCGGGTTGAGGGTGCCGATGAACAGGTAGTGGCGCAGCTGCATCACCGAGAGCCAGGCCACGTGCCAGGCGAAGAGCCACGAGCAGGCGCAGGCCCGGAACGGCGTCCCGGGGGCGTCCCCACCTGTGCAGGTGTCAGGGTGGGGCGCAGACGGACACACCCCCCCAGGCCACACCCGCACCTTATCCCTGCCACACACTGGGGCCTCACAGCCATCTCTGTGACCCTGCCCGTTCAGATATGTCACCGTGCCCGCCCTTTGACCACGCCCACACACTGCCACACCCAGCACTCCCTTATTTGCATATCCTTGCGGTCCTCCAGCCGCGCCCATCAACAGCCACGCCCACACATCAAAAGGCCACACCCATCTATTTGCATATGCATGATGCCCTCCGACCAGGCCATGCACACCCTCATCTACAGACCACACCCCTTATTTACATAGCACCGCCCATATCCAGCTGTGATCACGCCCACCCAGTCAAGCCCCTCCCCAAACATAAGCCCCACTCCACCGAGATTCCCACTCCGGCACCTCGAGCAACGGGCGGTTCCAGGGGTGTCTCCTCGGGTCCGGCCTCTCCCGGTGGCTGCTTGTCCTTGTGGGTTCGGTAGGAGCGGGAACGGCCCCCGCACTGCAGCCTGCGGCAGCGCCCGTGTCACCCTGCGTCCACCTGCCGGGGCTGCACCCGCCCAGGGGACAGAACCTGCTGCCCGCAGGGTGGGACCCAgccccctgtccccagagcccccagaggCAGGGCGCAGGCAGCCCCCCATACCCGTAGTCGTAGTCGGGGGGCAGCGGGTAGGGGATGCGGGTGCGCGGCATCAGGAAGAGGGTGCGCAGGAggtgccaggcactgcaggctGCCAGGAAGAGGAACATGGCCCGCAGGGACAGCCCGCGCTCGTacagcagctggggacaaggacGGAGTCAGGGACAGAGACAGGCTGCCAGCGGCCACCTGCTCAGGCCTTCGGTGTGTGCCATATGTGGCCCCAGCAGTGACTCAGCTGCGTGCCAGACTGCGTCCCCAATATGTCCATAGATGTGacccagctgttcccagctctgtcctcccctgccaccactgccatgTCCCTCGCACCCACCTTGACGATGAGGAAGATGGCAGAGGAGGAGTCGAAGGCTCCGTTGTAGAGGGTGATGATGATGGAGCGGTAGTTCCCGAACAGGTTCCCCACCTGGCACCGAGAGACCCCTGTGTGCCCCCAGAGCCCTCCCGTGCCACGTGGGGCGAGTGTTGGGCAGCTGGCCACCACGTGGGCATCGGGGTGCTGGGAGAACCCACCTGCATGttggtgaggatgaggaggatgccACCCACCGACAGCATGGACATGGCCgggaagagcagctctgccagctctggggacacaggggtcAGTGGGGACAGAGGCCACCAAAGAGgtccccccagggctggggaacCCCTGGCCACAGGGTCTCACCTGGGGTGGAGAAGGCGACGAGCAGGGTCCCGCCCGTGTAGAGGGAGCTAAAGGGGACAGCGGTGACACGTGGGGACGGGATCCTGGGAATCACAGGTGATTCCCCTACCCCAGCCCTTTGGGAGCCAGGCCACCCCAACAACACCCCAGCGTCAGCAGCCCCCCATCTGTGTCCCCCGCGTCCCCCGGCGCGGGGCTCACATGGCGATGAGGCGCGCAGCTGCGGTGCCGAAGCGGTCGAAGACGACGCCCATGGGGAAGGTCATGAAGTTGTTCATGAAGGAGCCGATGGTGAAGACCAGGGAGAACTGCTCATCCTGCCCACTGCAGTCTGGGAAGGGCCATAAGCGGGGCATGGGGACATGGAGACATGGGCACGGGGACACCGGGAATACCACGGGTGTGGGGACACAGGCACCCGGGGACACGAGTCAGCGGAGATGCAGGGGACACCGGGCACGTGGGGACACACGATGATGTGATGATACTGGAGACATGGACTGGGGGACAGTAGGGCTTGGAGACAGCGGGgacacagagcactgcaggcCATCAGGACACTGCAGACAGCAAAGACATAGGCACGGGCACGGTGGGGACACGGGACAGCACGGGGCATCAGGACAGCGGGGTCACGAGTCAGGGGACCACGGGGACACGTGGTGGTCCATACCAGACCCCAGGGTGAGGTTGGGGCCGGGGGTGGCggagggctggcacagcccctcgAAGTAGCCCAGGTCCTTGAGGACGAAGACGAGGGAGGCCCAGCCGAAGATGATGCCGCAGAAGGCGCCGCACTCCAGCAGCCCCGACAGGAGCGTCCCCAGGCGCTTGgccagccccgcgccccccgccaTGTCCCCTGCCCCGGCCGCCACTGGCCCGGCCCGTCACCAGCCTGGGGCGTCTTCGCCAAGCCTGTGGGTGACAAAGGCCAGGTGTCACACCACGGTGGCACCCACCgcgggcacagggacacctggggTGCACAGGGGCACCTGGCAGCACGTGGCCACCTGGGCAAAGGCTACCGTGGCCCCGGTTCTGCCCCTTGTCCCTGGCCACAGCGGCTGGCACCGGTGTCCCACCATGTGccagggtgcagggcagggccctgcagcagccagggctcacACACGTGAGGACAGCTGGTGGCATGTGGCACACGGCCGttgacagacacacacacacagatttaCAGGGGCACACAGCGGTTTATGGGCACACACGCACATTCataagcacacacacagctctgcaggcacacacacagctctgcaggcatGCACACCTGCACCGAACCTGCTGCGTCCCATCCTGCACCCCTCACCCACCTGCACGAGGCCAGGCCCTCCTGTTGTCACTGTCACCTTCACCGCCGCCCTGCAGTCTGAACCCCGGCAGCGTGGCTGGGACACACCTCCACACCCCTGGTGACTCCCTCTAATCTCCCGGGAGCACACTGGGGTCCCCCAGGCTGCCGGTCCCCGATAGTGCCTCGGGCCCCCTGAGAGCGCCTCGGGGTCCCCGATGGGGGCTCGGTCCCCTCACTGTGCCAGGACCCCCCTGTGCTGTCCCTACTGCCCCgagccagcctggcccaggacCTGGCACAACCCTGGGGACGCTGGCACGCCGCTGCACTCCCTGGTgtgagccctggggacaccacgACAACACACCtcaccccagggacaccagcaccCTGCTGGGGACCTGGCACGGCCCTTGGGAAACTGGCACTCTTCCTGGTGacgctggcacagcccctggggacactggcacCCCCTCGGGGATACCAACACACCTCCCCCCTGGAGCCTGGCACAGTGCTTGGGAAATTGGCACAATCCCTGGAGatgctggcacagcccatggggacacaggcaccctgcaggggacagtgacacacCCCCggagccccagcacagcccccggGGCCCTCGCCTGGggaccctggcacagctctcagGGACCCTGTCACATCTCTGGGAACCTGCCACCCCCTGGGGGACCTTGCCATGTCTCCAGGAATCCCCTCACACTGCTGGGGACCATGTCTCCTGGGGACGCTGCTTCCCCAagcactgccctgcactggGGACTGTCACCGTGCTGGGGCTGACAACAGGTCACCCCACAACGCAGCCGGGACTCCCCCGTGACCCACAGCTGGGGGCAAGGACACCAAGGACACCCAGTTCACTGTCCTCCGTGTCCCCCCACCTCCCTCACCCAcacacagcctggctctgccgCACGGAGCCCCTGTCACCGTGTCGCTGCCCATGGCCTGTCGCTGTCCCGCTGTAATGCCGGGTAATGAGCCTCATTACAGCGACCAGCAGCTAAAGATTAACCTGCACAcagccggggcggggcggcccggGGGGACCAGTACTATCTTTAGCCACTCAggtggctgtgacagcagctgggGGGCACCGGGCTCTCCCTGACATGTGGGGGTCACTGCCCGGGGCACCCCGAGCCACTCACTGCGGGTGCCAGCCACTGGGCCCGACTGGGGTGTCCTGGGGACgctgcctgtgccagccacaCGGGTGAGTCCCCACAGCTCGGGTCAGGGGTTCGCAGCATCagtggctctgtcccctctgtccctgctgcgtccccccagctccctccggGCCGTGGAGGGGGCAGGTGGGGTCACAGGACCTCTgggggctgccccagggccGGGCGCCGCTCCCCACCCCGCTGTCCCTGCGGGGCGCGGTGTCCTGGGGCGGGCACTGTCGCGCCCCCCgcagcaggggcagccccggccgcggGGACCTGACCCGCACACGCGTGGCGGGGGGACACCCGCGTGCTCCCGGCGGTGGGCGGCCGTGGGGCTCCGCCGTGCCGGCTCCCCGAGCCTCCCCCAGGCCCCGGGGCCGACGCGGCTCCGCCGCCACGCCACGCGTccccccggcaccgccccggaCATCCCGGACATCCGCACCGCGTCCAGccgagcccggccccgcagGCCACGGGGCCAGGGCCCTCGGTCCCGCTCTGCCGCAGCCTCCCGTCCCGGTCACAACCCCgtcccgccgccgctccgcgtCCATCCGGGCCCCTCCGCGCCCCGCGGCTCCTCCCGCCGCATCCCCGCGCCGCTCACCCGcctcccgcccggcccggcggggaggggaccGGGCTCTCCCCGCCCCGGCGCTCCCGGTGCTCCCGGTGCTCCCGGTGCTCTCGGTGCCGCggcccctcccgccgcccccgcgggcGGAGCGGAGCTGCCGGGCCTGACCGGGCCCCGCCCCCGGGCCCGGCGGTTCGGGGGGGCGCGGGAGGCGGCCTCGGTGGAGCGGCCCCGGTCACGCGTGGGTCCGCCCAGGAGGGGCCGTCCCGGCACGGAGCCCTTCCCCGGCGCCGCCCTTGGGCCCCCCGCGGGTGCCCCTCGGCGTGTCCAGGTGTGACGCCTCACCTGCCGCTCCCGAGGTGCGCTCCTGCTGGCGCCACCCTCGGATCGCCCTTTAGGTCACTCTCGGGCCAGCTCTCAGTGATGCTCGGGTCACCCCTTAGGCCATTCCGGGACACCCCAGGACTACACTTGGGCTATGCATGGGCTACTCGAGCTGTGCCATCCCAGAGCCATTCCCATGCCACCCCGCTGCGTTGTGCTTTGTCCCGTGCCTGTCCCTGGTCCCCCACCCCCTGCCTTCGCCCCGCCCAGGACACTGCTGTCCCTCCTGTCACCCTTCCCTCCACATCctctcctctgtccctctgaCCAGTGCTTGCTGCCTGGTCTGTCCCCAcctgtccccactgctgcagcctctcatctgctctgccagctgcccttcTGTCTGTTCATCACCCGTCCATCTGTCCATCACCCATCCATCTGTCTGTCACCCATCCATCTGTCCATCAGCGATCTGTCTGTCACCTGTCCATCTGTCCCCCTCCAATCACAactccatccatcccatccatctgTCCCACAACCATCCAGCTGCCCGTTACCTGCCCTTCCCTCCACCTGTCCATCTGTCTGTCCGCCCCATGCTTCACCTAACTCTCCATTCGTCCACCCCATCTCCAGATGTTCCCCGTGCATGTCCGTCCATCTGTCCTTCTCTCCTTATGTCCACCTGCCCATCAATCCCTCCTCCACCTCTCCGTCCACCCACCGGCCccctccttccatccatcctccGCCGTCCATCCGTCCGTCCGTCCCCTCCCTATCCACGCTGTCCCAGCTCCTCGGGCGGGTGGGCAACATCACCCACAGCCCCCCCCGGGCGGGctcgccctgcccggccccgaTCAGCGCTGTCCGGCCGGGGGCTcggcggccgggcggggggcACGGGCGGGGGGAGCGGATGGCGGCCCCTGACTCAGCCCCGCGCCGCCCACGCCCCCTCCCACGGCTGCCGCCGCACCAGCTTGTGGCATTTCGCTCGCCGGAGACGGCGCCGCAAACACGCGCCGGTGCCagccggtgccggtgccgccgcAGCCCGCGCGGCCACGCGTGTCCCCCCCACGCGCGGCACCGGCGCGTCCCGCACCGCCGCCACCCGCTTTgtcccgggccgggcggcgccgCGGCGGCACCACGGACAGCGCCGGTCCGGCACCGCGAACAGCGCCGCGGTCCCGCGTGGGTGCGGACcaccgccccgccgcgcccccccGGCGTCTCGCTGGGTGCGgggctcccggccccgccgcaccCGCCCCGGGGACAGCCCCCGCGGGGTCCCGCCAACCGTGGGGGCACCAGAGCCCGGCGCCGGTGCAGGGATCgtgggacagagggagggacggacggacggacggacggacggagACCGCCCTCCGTGTCCCGCGCTCACAGCTCCCCCCGCGAGCCCCGCGTCCTTTCCCCGGGGGGGCGGGAACCCATCacacccccgtgtccccgttGGGGGCCCCCTCCTGAGTCCCGCAGGGCGTGTCCCCCGTGGGCGCCCGCAGCGCATCCCCCGCCGCCGTCGCCGCCGTCCCCGCCGGGAGTCCCTGTGCCCACCCCTGTCCCGCCCGGGGCGGGCCAGCCCGGGAAGGGTTAAacggcggggccggcgcgggggGCGGAGCGGCCGCCCCGGGATAAGGCGCGGCGCGGGGAGGGCTCAGCCCTACGgagccgcgggcagcgccgcgccgAGCCCACCCGTGCCCGAGCCCGAGCCCACCCGTGCCAtgccccggggcggcggcggctgctgctcccggcggcgcggcgggggcgaAGGGGGCGAGCAGCCCCCCCCGGCACCGGCCATGACCCCGCGGGTGGGCAGCGCCTGAGCGGCCGCCCCGCCATGCGGCCCCCCACGGCTCGGGACCTGCCCCCAGGTAGGCGCGGGGTCGGGCGGGGTCCCACGGGTGTCGGGTGGACCCCGGGGTGCCACCCGGAGACCTCGGTCCCGGCTCGGGGCGCCCCGCGGCGCTCGGGGTGCGGGTGCCCCGGGGTGAGCGGGGAGCCCCCGGTGCGCGGGGaccccgcggccgccccggaACGCGCGGCCCGGCGCGGGGGCGCCCTCCCGGGGCACCCGAGGCTGAGtccccccgggacccccggctACCCGGCGCGAGGGTGCCCCCCGACCCACGAGGTGCCCGCTGCCAGCCCGGCCCGAGGTGTGGCCGTGTCACGACCCACGGGGCGGCCGGTGCcaccccgggacccccggcccggcgcggcaGCGCCCCGCGACACGTGGGTACTCGCTGCCATCCCGGGCCCCCCGGGGCAGCGTGGGGGTGCCCCACGAACCCCGGCACACCCGGTGCAGCCCCGGCGTGCGTAGCCCGGCTTCTGGGCGCTCCACGATCCGCGGGGTACCCGGTGCCGCCGCAGGATCCCCAGCCCGGAGTTTGGGTACCCCACGACGCCCAGCGGGGTGTGCCCCACGCCTCAGGGGGTACGCGGCGCCACCCCTGGACCCCCAGCGCGGCGTGGGGACGCCCCACGGTTCCCCGTGTGGGCACAGCGGGGAGCCGGGAGCGCCCGGGTCACGCCGCGGGTGGGTGCCGCGGGTCTGTGGGGTACCCGCAACTACCGGGGTGGGGGGGGTTTGGCacccgggggggggggggaagctGAGAACCGGTGACTTCAGCTCCCAACTGAGTCAGCCCGCGGCGTGGGGGAGTGACAGATGGGACGCGGGTGGGGGGCGCACGCCGGCACGGGGCGCCGAGGGAGGGGGGCGGCGCTGAGCAGATGCGCCGGACGCCTCCGTGGGTGGGTGGGGGGTGGGTACCCCCCCAACTCGTGGAGCACcggcagaggggaagggagggaagggggcgGCGGGACCCCTCGGTGCATCTCCGGTGTGACCTCCGGTGCACCGGAGGGTCCCGCCGcccccctccttcctctcccctcccccgGTAGCGGCGACTGGGCGCATCCACGCATCCCCGGGCGTGGATCCAGGCCGCCGGGCTGAATTATGGATGAAGCTCTCGGGTTGCAGCCTGAGGGGGGGGATGGACACGGGTGGGGGGGGGAGAAGGGGGGGGATGCTGAACAcccggagcggcggcggcgcgtGTCGTCAGCCCGCGCCCACGCGTGCCCCGCCCCACACGTGGCCGCGGCACGCGCGCACGTGGCACCGCCCCgtttggggagggggcacggacccccccccccccccagacCGGGGTGAGGGGGGTCCCAGGGGTCCGTGACCCTCTGAGGGGTTCTGGTGGACCGTGGGGCAGGCACGGTCCCACGGGAATGTGGCCACGGCGCGGGGGGGTCACGGAGCTTGGggggtccctgggcagcgtGGCCCCGGtagcaggagcagccccagaagGTCGCAGGTGGACAGGCACTTTTTGGGGTGcccagccttggtgctgtgcagcagcacagccctgggggggGTCTCTGGGGACCTCAGTCCTATGGGCTGGTGTGGGTCTGGGGGCTGCAAGGGGCACCCAGTGCTTTTGGGCGTGATGACCTTGGGATTCTCCTAGGGGTCTGTGGTCCTAGGGATCTCCTAGGGGACCATGGCCTTggggggggtccctggggagACATGGCCCTCAGGGGCCTCCTGGGGACCATGGCCCTGTGGGTGGGCACAGTCCCCTCCCTCGGGgtgtccagccctgcagggtggTGATGACCTTGGCGTTCTCCTGGGGAACCGTGGCCCTGTGGAGCTGGCGTGGCTTTGGAGGGCTTCTAGGAGCGCCCAGCCGTGTGGGGTTGTCATGACCTTGGGGTtctcctgggcagccagggcccTGAGGGTGGGTACAGTCCTGGGGGCCTCCTTGGGGTGCCCAACCCTATGGAATGATCAGGATCGTGGGACTCTCCTGAGGAACCACGGCTTGGATGGGGTGGGCACGGCCCTGGGGGGCTCCTAGAGCCGTCCGTGGCCCCCGGGGCGTTCCTGGAGTGCCGTGGCCAGGCGGGTGGGCACGGCTTTGCGGGCtgcggggggcgggcgggggtcgGGGACGCGCGGTGCCCCGCGCTGACGCCCCGCTGTGCCCTCAGGCGGGCGCCCGgcggccctgctgctgctggcggcGCTGGTGTGGGTGCCCGGCGGGGCTCCCGCCTGCCCCGCGCTCTGCACCTGCTACGTCTCGCCGCCCACCGTCAGCTGCCAGGCCAACAACTTCTCCTCGGTGCCCGCGGGGCTCCCGCCCGGCGCCCGCCGCCTCTTCCTGCAGAACAACGTCATCGGGGCGCTGCGGGCGGGCACCTTCGGGCCCAGCACCGTCACCCTCTGGCTCTACTCCAACAACATCTCCTCCATCCAGCCGGGCACCTTCCGCCACCTGCCCGCCCTGGAGGAGCTCGACCTGGGTGACAACCCGCACCTCCGCGTCCTGGCCCCCGACACCTTCCACGGCCTCCACCGCCTCCAGGCCCTGCACCTGTACCGGTGCCGGCTGGCCAACCTGCCCAGCGGCATCTTCCGCGGCCTCCGCAGCCTCCAGTACCTCTACCTGCAGGAGAACGGGCTGCTCTACCTCCAGGTGGGTGAGGGGGGGTGCTGGGCGAGGCCCCCGGGGCACGGAGGTGGGACCGGGCAGGGTGATGGGCGACAAGCCACGGAGACGGGACGTGGGACAGGGTGGTGCTGACACGGCCAGAATGCGGGGCAGGGAcggcagaggctgagggagcgGGGTGGTGGCCGTGGGGCAGGACCGTGGGTGACACCAGCATGGCAGGGACACGGGACAAGGTCTTGCACGATGCTGACGGAGCAGGGACGCAGGAGAGGGCGATGCTGGCAGGACTGGGCCCTGCGGCAGGGTTCCCTGAGGCCCACGCCGGCGGCTCTCCAGCCGATGCCCACCGGCCAGGGCCACGGAACACCACCGCGGGCCCCCACCCCACGCCCACCCCTCTCCCGTTCCCCGCAGGACGACCTCTTTGCCGACCTGGCCAACCTGAGCCACCTCTTCCTGCACGGCAACCGGCTGCGGGCGCTGTCGGAGGGCGTCTTCCGGGGGCTGTCGAGCCTGGACCGCCTGCTGCTGCACGCCAACCGGCTGGCGGCCATCCACCGCCGCGCCTTCGGGGGGCTGGCGCGCCTCACCATCCTCTACCTGTTCAACAACAGCCTGGTGGCCCTGCCCGGCGACCCGCTGGCCGCGCTGCCCTCGCTCCAGTTCCTGCGCCTCAACGCCAACCCCTGGGCCTGCGACTGCCGTGCGCGCCCGCTCTGGGCCTGGTTCCGCCGCACGCGCGTCTCCAGCTCCCCGGTGCCGTGCGCCAGCCCTCCGCACCGCCGCGGCACCGACCTGCGCCACCTCCGCCCCCGCGACTTCGACGCCTGCCCCGACGACGACGACGAGGACGACGACGAGGACAAGATGGAAGACGGCAACGGCGGCAATGGGGTGGCGGTGATGGGCACCCCGGGGCGGGCGCTGGGTCGCCCCGGCACCctcccggccgcgccgccctcCGCCTTCTACCGCGACGGGCTGCCCCCCCACGACCTGCGGGGACCCCAGCCCCGGCCGCCCCCCCCGTCCCGTGACTCCCGCGGGCCCCCCGAGGACGCCAGCTGCCCCCACGACCCCTGTGCCCCCAtggccgccgccgcgccccacCGGCCCCCcgccctcctgcccctcctggctCTGATCCTGCCCCGACTCTGAGCCCCCCTCGGCGCCCCAAGGGGGTCCCGGCTCCTCGGGGCGCCCGTGccccccttctccccagggGAGGCTTCAAGAACTGTGGGGAACGGCCGGCGAGGGGGGGGGCCGCAGGATGCAGAAGGGGGGGGTCCCCTCCCATCCTGAGCGGGAAAAACCCCCAACAGGAACCAAAAGGTgggaaattatttattaaaaatggtCTTATTTTGGGAGAGCGgggcctggctgctgtgggtgggCCACTGTCGATCCAGGTCACCgcctgctgctcctgaaatATTGATGGAAGCGGCGGGTGGCAGGGCAGCGAGGCGTGCCGGGCGCCGCGGGGGGGACGGACGGACACCCCCCGACACAGCCGGCGCCACCGCGGGGCCGGTGACACGCAGGCTCCCGTGA
This region of Motacilla alba alba isolate MOTALB_02 chromosome 5, Motacilla_alba_V1.0_pri, whole genome shotgun sequence genomic DNA includes:
- the LOC119701506 gene encoding uncharacterized protein LOC119701506 isoform X1; amino-acid sequence: MPGAYGSGTGNGGGTVGIWGTEGQDGVRDTRWNWGTWGHKVEQGQWGHGGWQKGHRENGLLPRVAEGLWTVVGCDRAVASPEGAGGVPSVPACPTAMWLCLLLALALLGTVSASHPAPRQPQGVPAGETTQLRYAVVKKLRTYSGAQSYCKDVYRGQLASVHSAARNQELQKLAGTYKIIISPWIGAVTSRRQAGQWESYWEDSSPWNYANWAPTHPFHIVTTCTTLSIRGKVTQPPCPGLGGAGEGSTGCWGMGGTLGGHCGEGAAGHWVS
- the LOC119701506 gene encoding bone marrow proteoglycan-like isoform X3 — encoded protein: MPGAYGSGTGNGGGTVGIWGTEGQDGVRDTRWNWGTWGHKVEQGQWGHGGWQKGHRENGLLPRVAEGLWTVVGCDRAVASPEGAGGVPSVPACPTAMWLCLLLALALLGTVSASHPAPRQPQGVPAGETTQLRYAVVKKLRTYSGAQSYCKDVYRGQLASVHSAARNQELQKLAGTYKIIISPWIGAVTSRRQAGQWESYWEDSSPWNYANWAPTHPFHIVTTCTTLSIRDGLWRSHFCFQLRPFICQY
- the LOC119701506 gene encoding uncharacterized protein LOC119701506 isoform X2, whose protein sequence is MPGAYGSGTGNGGGTVGIWGTEGQDGVRDTRWNWGTWGHKVEQGQWGHGGWQKGHRENGLLPRVAEGLWTVVGCDRAVASPEGAGGVPSVPACPTAMWLCLLLALALLGTVSASHPAPRQPQGVPAGETTQLRYAVVKKLRTYSGAQSYCKDVYRGQLASVHSAARNQELQKLAGTYKIIISPWIGAVTSRRAGQWESYWEDSSPWNYANWAPTHPFHIVTTCTTLSIRGKVTQPPCPGLGGAGEGSTGCWGMGGTLGGHCGEGAAGHWVS
- the LOC119701506 gene encoding bone marrow proteoglycan-like isoform X4 — its product is MPGAYGSGTGNGGGTVGIWGTEGQDGVRDTRWNWGTWGHKVEQGQWGHGGWQKGHRENGLLPRVAEGLWTVVGCDRAVASPEGAGGVPSVPACPTAMWLCLLLALALLGTVSASHPAPRQPQGVPAGETTQLRYAVVKKLRTYSGAQSYCKDVYRGQLASVHSAARNQELQKLAGTYKIIISPWIGAVTSRRAGQWESYWEDSSPWNYANWAPTHPFHIVTTCTTLSIRDGLWRSHFCFQLRPFICQY
- the SLC43A3 gene encoding solute carrier family 43 member 3 — translated: MAGGAGLAKRLGTLLSGLLECGAFCGIIFGWASLVFVLKDLGYFEGLCQPSATPGPNLTLGSDCSGQDEQFSLVFTIGSFMNNFMTFPMGVVFDRFGTAAARLIAISLYTGGTLLVAFSTPELAELLFPAMSMLSVGGILLILTNMQVGNLFGNYRSIIITLYNGAFDSSSAIFLIVKLLYERGLSLRAMFLFLAACSAWHLLRTLFLMPRTRIPYPLPPDYDYGLQCGGRSRSYRTHKDKQPPGEAGPEETPLEPPVARGGDAPGTPFRACACSWLFAWHVAWLSVMQLRHYLFIGTLNPQLEHLAHGDHALVSTYTNAFAFTQLCGVLCAPWNGLILDRHKRGKGPRPEGVLAALADLRSAVLSLVVTVALCLLFCVFAAVPVLPAQFGTFALQVISRSFLYGGNAAFLAIAFPPQHFGKLYGLAMALSALVALLQYPCVALVQGPLQGDPFYMNLGLIALVLVAFVSPVVVARECQRRAKELGTAGTPLAAPPSTEIHAETPH